A part of Microbulbifer salipaludis genomic DNA contains:
- a CDS encoding tetratricopeptide repeat protein, translated as MKNITLSPLALTLAAVIAGTVLPAAADTPAAVAPQPLGEVNQPSPKKPGERFQQAQDMRYGAALYHYFQGNTFDALSTLMVSDLRGGIAHHADNADLIRGGISLAFGLERQAAELFEKQLQKAADADNQQRIARFREVAWLKLAELNYRHQNWDTAALQLHKSGAIHQSTLTLNLAIRGGNLEQAQQLLAMADLPLAERVLGHNNLGAALARQQQLPAAAEEYRRAAALVEQDLDAAEELRILRDKARIGAGYALALAGDHAGAAQEFRGVRLDTPWSADALLGLGWVSVNGGYHQQAVDALGYLINRNPLSPQVQEALLALPYSYEALQRPKLALQSYLHAEQRYQQALDDLKALEQASYRLQFPLPPENETLNLQRYGWLEDAETPALIRDNQRYLLRMMQSDRLQLQLAELRDLQQLTRVLARWQQRLPEFHNLIDEREQRHTDIVQQHNSAQYDQQVQIAEQQLQRLKNSLARIEADQDGLAMLASSDSAASEYLGMVRAAEARYQHLSKAGKTSRYQQQTLARARGLLQWQAADQYHQNLWHTRKTIAALEEQLAEAARRQRSVARIAAEAPQLNLLAGSVDDAGQRLAQQQGAIERASSALQNQIRQDLRDALGAATQRVAQYMAHTRLAIARIQDATIQGAYEAPTPAQPEGTPETATETTPEPTPEPAVETIPQAAEVPS; from the coding sequence GTGAAAAACATAACCCTCTCACCACTGGCGCTGACGCTGGCCGCCGTGATTGCCGGTACCGTATTGCCGGCAGCGGCTGACACACCCGCAGCCGTCGCACCCCAGCCTCTGGGTGAGGTAAACCAGCCGTCCCCAAAAAAACCCGGTGAACGATTTCAGCAGGCGCAGGACATGCGCTACGGCGCGGCGCTGTACCACTATTTTCAGGGCAATACCTTCGATGCCCTGAGCACCCTCATGGTGTCGGACCTGCGCGGCGGTATTGCCCATCACGCAGACAATGCCGATCTGATTCGCGGTGGCATCAGCCTGGCGTTCGGCCTGGAGCGACAGGCGGCGGAACTGTTTGAAAAGCAGTTACAGAAAGCGGCGGATGCCGACAACCAGCAACGTATCGCACGCTTTCGGGAAGTTGCCTGGCTCAAGCTGGCGGAACTGAATTATCGCCACCAGAACTGGGATACCGCTGCGCTACAGCTGCACAAGTCCGGCGCCATTCACCAGTCCACCCTGACTTTGAACCTGGCCATCCGCGGCGGCAACCTGGAGCAGGCGCAACAACTACTGGCAATGGCAGACCTGCCGCTCGCCGAGCGGGTACTCGGGCACAACAACCTTGGCGCCGCGCTGGCGCGGCAACAACAATTGCCCGCCGCAGCGGAAGAATATCGTCGTGCAGCCGCGCTGGTCGAACAGGACCTGGATGCCGCTGAGGAACTGCGCATCCTGCGCGACAAAGCGCGCATCGGTGCCGGATACGCACTGGCACTTGCCGGAGACCACGCCGGTGCCGCACAGGAGTTCCGTGGGGTACGCCTGGATACGCCCTGGTCCGCGGATGCGCTCCTCGGCCTCGGCTGGGTATCGGTCAATGGTGGCTACCATCAGCAGGCGGTGGACGCACTCGGTTACCTGATCAACCGCAACCCGCTGTCCCCCCAGGTCCAGGAAGCGCTGCTCGCACTGCCCTACAGCTATGAGGCGCTGCAACGCCCGAAACTTGCCCTGCAGTCCTATCTGCATGCGGAACAGCGCTACCAGCAGGCACTCGACGATCTCAAGGCACTGGAGCAGGCCTCGTATCGCCTGCAGTTCCCACTGCCTCCGGAAAACGAAACCCTGAACCTGCAGCGCTACGGATGGCTCGAGGATGCGGAAACCCCCGCATTGATCCGCGACAACCAGCGTTATCTGCTGCGCATGATGCAAAGCGATCGGCTGCAATTGCAGCTTGCGGAACTGCGCGACCTGCAACAGCTCACGCGGGTGCTCGCGCGCTGGCAGCAGCGGCTACCGGAATTCCACAACCTGATTGATGAGCGCGAGCAGCGTCATACCGACATCGTGCAACAGCACAACAGCGCCCAGTACGACCAGCAGGTACAGATCGCCGAGCAGCAACTGCAGCGGCTGAAGAACTCCCTCGCGCGGATCGAGGCGGACCAGGACGGCCTCGCGATGCTTGCCAGCAGCGATAGCGCTGCGTCCGAGTATCTGGGAATGGTGCGCGCGGCCGAAGCGCGCTACCAGCACCTGAGCAAGGCGGGCAAAACCAGTCGCTACCAGCAGCAGACACTGGCGCGCGCACGCGGCCTTCTTCAGTGGCAGGCGGCGGACCAGTATCACCAGAACCTGTGGCACACGCGCAAAACGATCGCTGCACTGGAAGAGCAACTGGCCGAGGCCGCGCGCCGCCAACGCAGTGTTGCGCGCATCGCCGCCGAGGCACCACAGCTCAACCTGCTGGCCGGCAGCGTGGATGACGCCGGACAGCGCCTGGCGCAGCAGCAAGGTGCCATCGAGCGCGCCAGCAGCGCTCTGCAGAATCAGATTCGTCAGGACCTGCGTGACGCGCTCGGCGCTGCCACGCAACGGGTCGCGCAATATATGGCGCATACCCGCCTCGCCATTGCGCGCATTCAGGATGCGACGATACAGGGTGCTTACGAGGCGCCCACCCCGGCACAGCCTGAGGGCACACCTGAGACCGCAACGGAGACCACTCCCGAGCCAACCCCTGAGCCCGCGGTTGAAACCATCCCGCAAGCAGCGGAGGTGCCATCGTGA
- a CDS encoding AraC family transcriptional regulator, translating into MFSPRRAQSFRALLTAFTLTLTGSVFAQSSDFPGADLEDLKQEVLKLNRDLLVLEEDLLFPAQSQVAVYVSMDVGHFFDLDSVKLHIDNKLVETHLYTEHQKKALFRGGIQPLFKGNLKSGEHTVTAYFTGIGPEQREFKRAATLELKKTDEPAVIELRISDSSSKQQPEFTVVQWPAP; encoded by the coding sequence ATGTTTTCCCCCCGTCGCGCCCAATCCTTTCGTGCCCTGTTGACGGCATTCACTCTGACGTTGACCGGCAGCGTGTTCGCGCAGAGCAGCGATTTTCCCGGCGCGGATCTCGAAGACCTGAAGCAGGAAGTACTCAAGCTGAACCGGGACCTGCTGGTGCTGGAAGAAGACCTGCTGTTCCCCGCCCAGAGCCAGGTGGCCGTGTACGTATCCATGGATGTGGGCCACTTTTTCGACCTGGATAGCGTCAAGCTGCACATCGACAACAAACTGGTGGAAACCCACCTGTATACGGAACACCAGAAAAAAGCCCTGTTCCGCGGCGGTATCCAGCCGCTCTTCAAGGGCAACCTCAAGTCCGGTGAACACACCGTGACCGCCTACTTCACCGGCATCGGACCGGAACAGCGGGAATTCAAGCGCGCCGCCACCCTGGAGCTGAAGAAAACCGACGAGCCCGCGGTGATCGAACTGCGTATTTCCGATTCGAGCAGCAAGCAGCAGCCGGAATTTACCGTCGTGCAGTGGCCGGCTCCCTGA
- a CDS encoding FAD:protein FMN transferase, with translation MYLVRPLVLLVSLFSSALSYGDWHYHKESIMGTEVHLQFWHEDGSRAQAISASVMGEFRRIDAALSPYKEDSELSRVNRTAGLGPVPVTAELASIIQKSLWYSDKTAGAFDITYATVGSLYDFRKGERANQATTEQLLPAVNYQHLQLDTKQNTLAFADPRTKIDLGGIAKGYAVDRAVAILQQSGVTHASVSAGGDARLLGDKRGKPWLIGIRHPRDKSKNAAVIPLENTAISTSGDYERFFIDDDDHRVHHIFNPSTGKPAATDPDGDTSDNQKLISVSVIGPRGFDTDPLSTSVFVLGKQKGLALVEGLDGFEAIVIDANHRMFFTSGLQQ, from the coding sequence ATGTACCTTGTGCGCCCCCTTGTGTTGTTGGTCAGCCTGTTCAGTTCCGCGCTCAGCTACGGCGACTGGCACTACCACAAAGAGTCCATCATGGGCACCGAGGTACACCTGCAGTTCTGGCATGAGGACGGCAGCAGGGCGCAAGCAATCAGCGCATCGGTGATGGGCGAATTCCGGCGCATTGATGCGGCCCTTTCGCCCTACAAGGAAGACAGTGAACTCTCTCGGGTCAACCGCACCGCCGGTCTTGGCCCGGTACCGGTTACTGCCGAGCTGGCCTCGATCATTCAGAAGTCGCTTTGGTACAGCGACAAAACCGCCGGTGCCTTCGATATCACCTATGCCACCGTGGGCAGTCTGTACGATTTCCGCAAGGGTGAGCGCGCAAATCAGGCAACCACCGAGCAGTTGCTACCGGCGGTGAATTACCAGCACCTTCAGCTGGATACCAAACAGAACACACTGGCTTTCGCTGACCCGCGCACCAAGATTGACCTCGGTGGTATCGCCAAGGGCTACGCGGTCGATCGCGCGGTGGCCATCCTGCAACAGTCTGGCGTGACCCACGCCAGCGTCAGTGCCGGCGGCGATGCGCGCCTGCTGGGCGATAAACGCGGCAAGCCCTGGCTGATCGGCATTCGCCACCCGCGCGACAAATCAAAAAATGCCGCGGTTATTCCACTGGAGAATACGGCCATCTCGACCTCCGGGGATTACGAGCGCTTTTTTATCGATGACGACGACCATCGGGTGCACCATATTTTCAACCCGTCCACCGGCAAGCCCGCGGCAACCGATCCCGATGGCGATACATCTGACAATCAAAAGTTGATCAGCGTCAGCGTCATCGGCCCGCGCGGATTTGATACAGACCCGCTCTCTACCAGCGTGTTTGTGCTCGGCAAGCAAAAAGGCCTGGCACTGGTCGAGGGACTGGACGGGTTCGAAGCCATCGTTATCGATGCGAATCACCGGATGTTCTTTACCAGCGGACTGCAGCAGTAA